The Paramormyrops kingsleyae isolate MSU_618 chromosome 11, PKINGS_0.4, whole genome shotgun sequence genome includes a window with the following:
- the LOC111847200 gene encoding E3 ubiquitin-protein ligase arih1 produces the protein MDSDEGYNYEFDDEEEECSEDSNEEEPEDDTLEIGDVELVDPVVAGGERDECGENGGSGLGPGQDEEDYRFEVLTAEQILQHMVECIREVNEVIQNPATITRILLSHFNWDKEKLMERYFDGNLDKLFSECHVINPSKKSRARLMTTRSSAQDMPCQICYLNYPNSYFTGLECGHKFCMQCWGDYLTTKIIEEGMGQTISCPAHSCDILVDDNTVMRLITDSKVKLKYQHLITNSFVECNRLLKWCPAPDCHHVVKVQYPDAKPVRCKCGRQFCFNCGENWHDPVKCKWLRKWIKKCDDDSETSNWIAANTKECPKCHVTIEKDGGCNHMVCRNQNCKAEFCWVCLGPWEPHGSAWYNCNRYNEDDAKAARDAQERSRAALQRYLFYCNRYMNHMQSLRFEHKLYAQVKQKMEEMQQHNMSWIEVQFLKKAVDVLCQCRSTLMFTYVFAFYLKKNNQSIIFENNQADLENATEVLSGYLERDISQDSLQDIKQKVQDKYRYCESRRRVLLQHVHEGYEKDLWEYIED, from the exons ATGGACTCGGACGAGGGTTACAATTATGAATTCGACGATGAGGAAGAGGAGTGTAGCGAAGACAGCAACGAAGAGGAGCCCGAAGACGACACCCTGGAGATCGGGGACGTAGAGCTCGTCGACCCCGTCGTGGCCGGTGGTGAGCGAGACGAATGCGGGGAGAATGGGGGCAGCGGCCTGGGGCCCGGTCAGGACGAGGAGGACTACCGCTTCGAAGTACTGACGGCCGAACAGATTCTGCAGCATATGGTGGAGTGTATCCGGGAGGTCAACGAGGTCATCCAG AACCCTGCGACTATAACAAGAATACTACTTAGCCATTTCAACTGGGACAAGGAAAAGCTGATGGAAAG gtATTTTGATGGAAATCTGGATAAGCTGTtctcagaatgtcacgttataaaCCCTAGTAAGAAATCTCGAGCACGTTTGATGACCACGAGGTCTTCGGCCCAAGATATGCCCTGTCAGATCTGTTACCTGAACTATCCAAATTCA TACTTTACTGGATTGGAGTGCGGGCACAAGTTCTGCATGCAGTGTTGGGGTGACTACTTGACAACCAaaatcattgaggagggaatgGGACAG ACAATTTCCTGCCCTGCTCACAGCTGTGATATTCTGGTGGATGACAACACTGTCAT gcGGCTGATAACAGATTCGAAAGTGAAACTGAAGTATCAACATTTGATCACTAATAGTTTTGTAGAG TGCAATCGACTGTTAAAATGGTGTCCTGCGCCAGACTGCCACCACGTCGTCAAAGTCCAGTACCCCGATGCGAAGCCCGTGAGATGCAAATGCGGCCGTCAGTTCTG CTTCAACTGTGGAGAGAATTGGCACGACCCTGTAAAGTGCAAG TGGCTGAGGAAATGGATCAAGAAGTGTGACGACGACAGTGAAACCTCGAACTGGATCGCGGCGAACACAAAG GAATGCCCTAAATGCCATGTGACCATCGAGAAGGACGGAGGCTGCAATCACATGGTCTGCCGCAACCAGAACTGCAAAGCAGAGTTCTGCTGGGTCTGCCTGGGTCCCTGGGAGCCGCACGGCTCTGCCTG GTACAACTGCAATCGCTACAATGAAGACGACGCGAAGGCAGCCAGAGACGCCCAAGAG cgctCCAGGGCCGCCTTGCAGCGCTACCTCTTCTACTGCAACCGCTACATGAATCACATGCAGAGCCTGCGCTTCGAGCACAAGCTGTACGCACAGGTCAAGCAGAAGATGGAGGAGATGCAGCAGCATAACATGTCGTGGATCGAGGTGCAGTTCCTGAAGAAGGCCGTGGACGTGCTGTGCCAGTGCCGCTCCACGCTCATGTTCACCTACGTCTTCGCGTTCTACCTCAAGAAGAACAATCAGTCCATCATCTTTGAG AATAATCAAGCTGACCTGGAAAATGCCACAGAGGTCTTGTCTGGATACCTGGAGAGGGACATTTCCCAAGATTCTTTGCAGGATATCAAGCAGAAAGTACAGGATAAATACAG atACTGTGAGAGCCGACGGAGAGTGTTGCTACAGCATGTTCATGAAGGCTATGAGAAGGACCTCTGGGAGTACATAGAGGATTGA